The following proteins are encoded in a genomic region of Pungitius pungitius chromosome 17, fPunPun2.1, whole genome shotgun sequence:
- the rpa3 gene encoding replication protein A 14 kDa subunit gives MAGILDVPKPRVTCSMLTQYISRPVCFVGRVEKVHPTGKTFTVADGEGKVATVELNDPLEEELSGIVEVIGMVSNKGAIMATTYNVLREDKGILFDLELYTEALKVIHDFPQHYPFVVAASG, from the exons ATGGCAGGCATACTGGATGTCCCCAAACCAAGAGTGACCTGCTCCATGTTGACGCAGTACATAAGCAGACCGGTCTGTTTCGTTGGGCGCGTGGAAAAG GTCCACCCCACCGGGAAAACGTTCACTGTCGCGGATGGAGAAGGAAAGGTCGCAACAGTTGAACTTAACGATCCT CTTGAGGAAGAGCTGAGCGGCATCGTGGAGGTGATTGGCATGGTCTCAAACAAAGGCGCCATAATGGCCACCACATACAACGTGCTGCGGGAGGACAAGGGCATTCTCTTTG ACTTGGAACTCTACACCGAAGCCCTGAAGGTCATCCATGACTTCCCACAGCACTACCCCTTTGTGGTGGCTGCAAGCGGATGA
- the umad1 gene encoding UBAP1-MVB12-associated (UMA)-domain containing protein 1 isoform X1, translating into MVLRDSGSMLLKDLHLLIFIVYDDATSFLIYSLSTVQLTAAQQSESAGETAEELRTKTQNTNIVHPSTNVVVQPSRSSCPAPPPASRHPAPCPATPVEASALPDLLGDVPFTLAPHVLSVQAGLPRAPDVLLSRDVNYNLANFQYDFTLENSVLHSA; encoded by the exons ATGGTTTTGAGGGACAGCGGCTCAATGTTGCTCAAAGATCTGCATTTGctcattttcattgtttatgATGATGCTACTTCTTTCCTGATTTACTCCCTCAGTACAGTTCAACTCACTGCAGCACAGCAATCTGAGTCAGCAG GAGAGACGGCTGAGGAGCTGAGGACGAAGACGCAGAACACCAACATTGTGCACCCGTCGACAAACGTGGTTGTGCAGCCGTCTAGG TCATCCTGTCCCGCTccgccgcccgcctccaggcacCCTGCGCCGTGCCCCGCCACGCCGGTGGAGGCCTCGGCTCTCCCGGACCTCCTCGGGGACGTCCCCTTCACTTTGGCTCCCCACGTCCTGTCCGTGCAGGCGGGGCTCCCCCGCGCCCCCGACGTGCTGCTGTCCCGGGACGTGAACTACAACCTGGCAAACTTCCAGTACGACTTCACCTTAGAGAACTCGGTGCTCCACAGCGCCTAG
- the umad1 gene encoding UBAP1-MVB12-associated (UMA)-domain containing protein 1 isoform X2, with amino-acid sequence MSSVIAFRGLGLPLLTCTVQLTAAQQSESAGETAEELRTKTQNTNIVHPSTNVVVQPSRSSCPAPPPASRHPAPCPATPVEASALPDLLGDVPFTLAPHVLSVQAGLPRAPDVLLSRDVNYNLANFQYDFTLENSVLHSA; translated from the exons ATGAGTTCAGTCATTGCCTTCAGGGGGTTGGGGCTCCCCCTCCTGACATG TACAGTTCAACTCACTGCAGCACAGCAATCTGAGTCAGCAG GAGAGACGGCTGAGGAGCTGAGGACGAAGACGCAGAACACCAACATTGTGCACCCGTCGACAAACGTGGTTGTGCAGCCGTCTAGG TCATCCTGTCCCGCTccgccgcccgcctccaggcacCCTGCGCCGTGCCCCGCCACGCCGGTGGAGGCCTCGGCTCTCCCGGACCTCCTCGGGGACGTCCCCTTCACTTTGGCTCCCCACGTCCTGTCCGTGCAGGCGGGGCTCCCCCGCGCCCCCGACGTGCTGCTGTCCCGGGACGTGAACTACAACCTGGCAAACTTCCAGTACGACTTCACCTTAGAGAACTCGGTGCTCCACAGCGCCTAG
- the umad1 gene encoding UBAP1-MVB12-associated (UMA)-domain containing protein 1 isoform X3, with protein sequence MFSFLGLRKDAKKFPPEKEAEGGFVVIGETAEELRTKTQNTNIVHPSTNVVVQPSRSSCPAPPPASRHPAPCPATPVEASALPDLLGDVPFTLAPHVLSVQAGLPRAPDVLLSRDVNYNLANFQYDFTLENSVLHSA encoded by the exons ATGTTCAGCTTCCTCGGACTCCGCAAAGACGCAAAGAAGTTCCCCCCCGAGAAGGAAGCAGAGGGGGGCTTCGTTGTCATCG GAGAGACGGCTGAGGAGCTGAGGACGAAGACGCAGAACACCAACATTGTGCACCCGTCGACAAACGTGGTTGTGCAGCCGTCTAGG TCATCCTGTCCCGCTccgccgcccgcctccaggcacCCTGCGCCGTGCCCCGCCACGCCGGTGGAGGCCTCGGCTCTCCCGGACCTCCTCGGGGACGTCCCCTTCACTTTGGCTCCCCACGTCCTGTCCGTGCAGGCGGGGCTCCCCCGCGCCCCCGACGTGCTGCTGTCCCGGGACGTGAACTACAACCTGGCAAACTTCCAGTACGACTTCACCTTAGAGAACTCGGTGCTCCACAGCGCCTAG
- the glcci1a gene encoding glucocorticoid induced 1a, whose protein sequence is MSKSAQMPLSNITVPKPSISRVPSSMEGINHELEKVFIKDNGEKEELKSLEVPDGRRAPFPPQQRSSSTHSVDTQTPLAPGRSSSCSSLSPCPSPACLPGSHEGSPYSTEDLLYDRDKDSGSSSPLPKFASSPKPNNSYMFKREPPEGCEKIKAFEEMSSRQSTSASAPLFSCPDKNKVNFISTGSAFCPVKLPGSLHLMPQDEAPQGAASLHGAPTQVSTSTDTAPPGSPSETADPPTDSLAIS, encoded by the exons ATGTCGAAGTCGGCCCAGATGCCGCTGTCCAACATCACAGTGCCAAAGCCTTCCATCTCCAGGGTGCCCAGCAGCATGGAGGGCATCAACCACGAGCTGGAGAAGGTCTTCATCAAAGATaacggagagaaggaggagctcaAA TCCCTGGAGGTTCCCGATGGGCGGCGGGCGCCCTTCCCTCCCCagcagcgcagcagcagcacccacaGTGTGGACACCCAGACCCCGCTGGCCCCCGGGcgctccagcagctgctccagccTGTCGCCCTGCCCCTCGCCCGCCTGCCTGCCCGGCTCCCACGAGGGCAGTCCTTACTCCACAGAGGACCTGCTGTACGACCGGGACAAAG ACAGTGGAAGCAGCTCCCCGCTGCCCAAGTTTGCCTCCTCCCCCAAACCCAACAACAGCTACATGTTCAAGCGGGAGCCGCCAGAGGGCTGTGAGAAGATTAAAGCCTTTGAGGAGATGAG TTCCAGGCAGTCCACGTCGGCGTCGGCCCCCCTCTTTTCCTGCCCCGACAAGAACAAGGTGAACTTCATCTCGACGGGCTCGGCGTTCTGCCCCGTCAAGCTCCCCGGCTCTCTGCACCTCATGCCGCAGGACGAGGCTCCCCAGGGCGCCGCATCGCTCCACGGAGCCCCCACTCAGGTCTCCACCAGCACAGACACCGCCCCGCCCGGCTCGCCCTCAGAGACTGCAGACCCCCCGACAGACAGCTTGGCCATCAGCTAG